In one window of Miscanthus floridulus cultivar M001 chromosome 12, ASM1932011v1, whole genome shotgun sequence DNA:
- the LOC136496965 gene encoding putative cis-zeatin O-glucosyltransferase produces MAVDTMESVAVVAVPFPAQGHLNQLLHLSLLLASRGLSVHSYAAPPPHVRQARARVHGWDPRALGSIEFHDLDVSAYDSPPPDLAAPSPFPNHLMPMFETFAAAARAPLLALLQRLSATHRRVAVVFDRLNPFAATEAARLGNAEAFGLQCVAISYDLGWLDPGHRLISDYGLKFLPPDACMSKEFVDFVFQMEEAAQGAPVAGLVMNTCRALEGEFIDVVAAQPPFQGQRFFAVGPLNPLLLDADARTTTGQARHECLEWLDRQPPASVLYVSFGTTSCLHAEQVAELAAALKGSKQRFIWVLRDADRADIYADESGESRHAKFLSEFTKETEGTGLVITGWAPQLEILAHGATAAFMSHCGWNSTMESLSHGKLVLAWPMHSDQPWDSELLCKYLKAGLLVRPWEKHADIIPAQAIQKVIEAAMLSDSDSGMAVRQRAKELGEAVRASVVDGGNSRKDLDDFIGFITR; encoded by the exons ATGGCGGTTGACACGATGGAATCGGTAGCCGTGGTGGCCGTGCCGTTCCCGGCGCAGGGCCATCTGAACCAGCTGCTCCACCTGTCGCTGCTGCTGGCGTCGCGGGGGCTCTCCGTGCACTCA tacgcggcgccgccgccgcacgtccggcaggcgcgcgcgcgcgtgcacGGCTGGGACCCCAGGGCGCTCGGCTCCATCGAGTTCCACGACCTCGACGTGTCGGCGTACGACTCTCCGCCCCCGGACCTGGCCGCGCCGTCGCCGTTCCCGAACCACCTCATGCCCATGTTCGAGACCTTCGCCGCCGCGGCGCGCGCCCCGCTCTTGGCGCTCCTCCAGCGCCTCTCCGCCACCCACCGCCGCGTGGCCGTCGTGTTCGACCGCCTCAACCCCTTCGCCGCCACGGAGGCGGCGCGGCTGGGCAACGCCGAGGCGTTCGGGCTGCAGTGCGTCGCCATCTCGTACGACCTCGGGTGGCTGGACCCCGGGCACCGGCTCATCAGTGACTACGGCCTCAAGTTCCTGCCCCCCGACGCCTGCATGTCCAAGGAGTTCGTGGATTTCGTCTTCCAGATGGAGGAGGCCGCGCAGGGCGCGCCCGTCGCCGGCCTGGTCATGAACACGTGCCGCGCGCTGGAGGGCGAGTTCATCGACGTGGTCGCCGCGCAGCCGCCGTTCCAGGGCCAGAGATTCTTCGCGGTCGGGCCGTTGAACCCGCTGCTGCTCGACGCGGACGCCCGGACGACGACGGGACAGGCGCGGCACGAGTGCCTGGAGTGGCTCGACAGGCAGCCGCCGGCGTCGGTGCTCTACGTCTCGTTCGGCACGACTTCGTGCCTCCACGCCGAGCAGGTCGCCGAGCTCGCCGCGGCCCTGAAGGGCAGCAAGCAGCGTTTCATCTGGGTGCTGCGCGACGCCGACCGCGCCGACATATACGCCGACGAGTCCGGCGAGAGCCGGCACGCCAAGTTCCTGTCCGAGTTCACCAAGGAGACCGAGGGGACGGGGCTGGTGATCACCGGGTGGGCGCCGCAGCTGGAGATCCTGGCGCACGGCGCCACGGCCGCGTTCATGAGCCACTGCGGCTGGAACTCGACCATGGAGAGCCTGAGCCACGGGAAGCTGGTGCTCGCCTGGCCCATGCACTCCGACCAGCCCTGGGACTCGGAGCTGCTGTGCAAGTACCTCAAGGCGGGGCTCCTGGTGAGGCCCTGGGAGAAGCACGCTGACATCATACCGGCGCAGGCCATCCAGAAGGTGATCGAGGCGGCAATGCTATCTGACAGTGACAGCGGGATGGCGGTCCGGCAGCGGGCCAAGGAGCTCGGGGAGGCGGTTCGCGCTTCCGTGGTCGACGGCGGGAACTCCCGTAAGGATCTCGACGACTTCATTGGCTTCATCACGAGGTGA
- the LOC136496964 gene encoding LOW QUALITY PROTEIN: uncharacterized protein (The sequence of the model RefSeq protein was modified relative to this genomic sequence to represent the inferred CDS: deleted 1 base in 1 codon) produces MRGYEYETNGYHREVEDEYGDEYYDQDEYEEEGSGAGDEYVEEEEPTEGQKEILELRERLKEQIRRKAKAAAACTAGRSSSSQIPQARDKFGSFFGPSKPVISRRVIEERKSLKELHSTIVREPRPSGVHKDVPSSSKVQSKGNGHQHKQKIVNQVKRKVEALKDNRDYSFLLSDDADLSPSPKEKPAARSSLTQRADREVMQSTVKSKVPTSQPARLSNGYGPKNTMSTQRHAEGRVDSMRKEAFLNRERVVSRDNERAHSIARNGSNQASTSKTTIQKLPSRGPIANKQPSKDLNDATLRKSSVASKHHLSEIDRPKSSQSQRMQSAGQRPQHSSHGQRPHQSTEHRPQQSLQSRRPQQMTQGQKPQQSLQSQRTQQSLQNQRPQQSSHIQKSQSSQTHRPQSLQGQRPLSSKGQYSEQRRVQANDRVKQAERQIRPPSKSMPSRPVSSNGIRDDHAKRKQVAKRKFDEDEEDPLAMIRNMFGYDPSRYAGRDEDVSDMEADFATIEMEEKRSARIARQEDEEQLRLIEEEERREQERKRRKMARGR; encoded by the exons ATGCGGGGCTACGAGTACGAGACCAAT GGTTACCACCGGGAAGTGGAAGATGAGTACGGAGACGAGTACTATGATCAAgatgagtatgaggaggaggGTTCGGGTGCTGGGGATGAGTATGTTGAGGAGGAAGAACCTACAGAGGGACAAAAGGAGATCCTTGAATTGAGAGAACGATTAAAAGAGCAGATTAGGCGAAAGGCAAAGGCTGCTGCTGCCTGCACGGCTGGCCGCTCGTCTTCTTCACAAATACCTCAAGCCAGGGACAA ATTTGGCTCTTTCTTTGGGCCATCCAAGCCGGTGATTTCTCGTCGAGTGATTGAAGAAAGAAAATCATTGAAAGAACTGCATAGCACAATTGTAAGGGAGCCAAGGCCTTCTGgagtacat AAGGATGTTCCATCATCCTCTAAAGTGCAAAGTAAAGGGAATGGACATCAGCATAAACAGAAGATTGTTAATCAg GTAAAGAGGAAGGTTGAGGCACTTAAGGATAACCGGGATTATTCATTTCTACTCTCGGATGATGCTGACCTTTCACCCTCTCCAAAGGAGAAACCTGCTGCTAGATCTTCCTTGACTCAAAGGGCTG ATCGCGAGGTGATGCAATCAACAGTAAAGAGCAAGGTACCAACAAGTCAACCTGCACGTTTATCAAATGGATATGGACCTAAGAACACAATGTCAACTCAAAGGCATGCTGAAGGTAGGGTAGATTCCATGAGAAAGGAGGCTTTCTTGAATAGAGAAAGGGTTGTTTCACGTGACAATGAGAGGGCGCATAGTATTGCAAGAAATGGATCCAACCAGGCAAGCACTAGCAAAACCACAATCCAAAAGCTTCCAAGCAGAGGTCCTATTGCTAATAAGCAACCTTCCAAGGATTTGAATGATGCAACTTTGCGGAAGAGCAGTGTA GCCTCGAAGCACCATCTCTCAGAGATTGACAGACCAAAATCCTCTCAAAGTCAGAGGATGCAGTCAGCTGGTCAGAGACCACAGCATTCTTCCCACGGTCAGAGGCCACATCAATCCACGGAGCATAGGCCGCAGCAGTCATTGCAGAGTCGGAGGCCACAGCAAATGACACAGGGTCAGAAACCACAACAGTCTTTGCAGAGTCAAAGGACTCAACAGTCCTTGCAGAATCAAAGGCCACAGCAGTCCTCACATATTCAGAAATCGCAATCCTCACAAACACACAGACCACAGTCACTACAAGGACAAAGGCCTCTTTCTTCGAAGGGTCAATATTCGGAGCAAAGAAGAGTACAGGCAAATGATAGAGTCAAACAAGCTGAAAGGCAGATTCGGCCTCCCTCGAAGTCCATG CCATCTCGGCCAGTCTCTTCCAATGGAATTCGTGATGATCATGCAAAGAGAAAGCAAGTGGCAAAAAGAAAATTTGATGAAGATGAGGAAGACCCCTTAGCAATGATCAGAAATATGTTCGG GTATGATCCTAGTAGATATGCAGGCAGAGATGAGGATGTCAGTGACATGGAAGCCGATTTTGCTACTATAGAAATGGAAGAGAAAAGAAG CGCGAGGATTGCTAGGCAGGAGGATGAAGAGCAACTTCGCTTgattgaggaagaagagagacgcGAGCAGGAGAGGAAGAGGCGAAAGATGGCACGAGGCCGATAG